The Mercurialis annua linkage group LG8, ddMerAnnu1.2, whole genome shotgun sequence genome window below encodes:
- the LOC126661055 gene encoding protein gamma response 1: MEAKGDLQHSPKLGFEVEFNYEEDAKYVSKYSAILVATIQEAKDKVSQIEYVFCKQLYSHFQLQSKTFRKMYDDKEKDYLLQIEKLRLENREVMEENRCLNLEKESLLSLRERNQLIRINELEEEVKLKSKEIDESLELQNRLLQLVQTKSSMVLDKGKQLKEREERIGELGAKVDDLEREVEELRVEIKEKTKKVAEKKELADGLHKNINFLMKELDNSTPEGEKKEWESKVENLEDSVSKLQKQLGERIQEVEEGNVLRGNLAQQIDTTKMEILRQKKQLEESENEKELLVKKVNGLEQQINELQENMYQTTKVAEGKDLQEILRQKLEARNSQLVAMKKSHRDLFDKYKSLKSQYNYLCAKFGLTEENMLCRDKLVVESGSVMHPQKFQSSPDFESKPTDTSSAAIFEMKKVKVETEASNGLENDKVVKAIPMSSFQSPPPTRIAPKCPLNAKSAPVIGTKRPASRWIETRSHHKRDGRDPRDDFLDTPLENVKETLNKVTKVKVDDYQIPAHKDIQPDSSDDETQDMNAEPAPEKQQMPLPVAGQKPFKYVEPVRKKAERQNLQGVECKQCKKFYDAVLPDGGKGADGNNQNFRCEHHDGVSRHRYKYIPPLTPEGFWNIGFESEM, from the exons ATGGAGGCAAAAGGGGACCTTCAACATTCACCAAAATTAGGGTTTGAAGTGGAATTTAATTACGAGGAAGATGCGAAGTATGTGTCGAAATATAGTGCAATTCTTGTTGCAACAATTCAAGAAGCTAAAGATAAGGTTTCTCAAATTGAGTATGTATTTTGCAAGCAGCTTTACTCTCATTTCCAATTGCAATCTAAAACATTCCGGAAAATGTATGATGATAAGGAGAAAGATTATCTTCTTCAGATTGAAAAACTTCGACTTGAGAATCGGGAAGTTATGGAAGAGAATCGGTGTTTGAATCTGGAGAAGGAAAGTTTGTTAAGTTTGAGAGAGAGGAATCagttaattaggattaatgAGTTAGAGGAGGAAGTTAAGTTGAAGTCTAAGGAAATTGATGAGAGTTTGGAGTTGCAGAATAGATTGTTGCAACTTGTGCAAACAAAGTCATCGATGGTATTGGATAAGGGAAAACAATTGAAAGAGCGGGAGGAGAGAATTGGTGAGTTGGGTGCGAAAGTGGATGACTTAGAAAGAGAGGTTGAAGAGCTTAGAGTGGAGATTAAAGAGAAGACTAAGAAGGTAGCGGAGAAAAAAGAGTTAGCTGATGGGCTACATAAGAACATTAATTTTCTAATGAAGGAGTTAGATAATAGTACACCTGAAGGAGAGAAGAAAGAATGGGAATCCAAGGTGGAGAATTTGGAGGATAGTGTTAGTAAACTGCAAAAGCAGCTCGGGGAACGAATACAAGAAGTTGAGGAGGGAAATGTATTGCGAGGGAATCTAGCTCAACAAATTGATACGACTAAGATGGAAATTTTAAGGCAGAAAAAGCAGTTGGAGGAGTCTGAGAATGAAAAGGAACTGCTTGTGAAAAAAGTGAATGGTTTGGAGCAGCAGATCAATGAGCTACAGGAAAACATGTACCAGACTACTAAAGTGGCTGAAGGAAAGGATTTACAAGAAATATTACGTCAGAAACTTGAAGCGAGAAACTCTCAGTTAGTGGCTATGAAGAAGAGCCACAGGGATCTGTTTGATAAGTACAAAAGTTTGAAGTCCCAATACAATTATCTCTGCGCAAAGTTTGGGCTTACAGAAGAGAATATGCTTTGCCGTGACAAATTAGTAGTTGAAAGTGGCTCGGTCATGCATCCACAAAAGTTTCAAAGTTCACCTG ATTTTGAAAGCAAACCTACTGATACTTCGTCAGCAGCAATATTTGAGATGAAAAAAGTGAAGGTTGAAACTGAAGCCAGTAATGGTTTAGAGAACGATAAAGTGGTAAAGGCAATCCCTATGTCAAGCTTCCAATCTCCTCCACCCACTCGTATTGCTCCAAAATGCCCTCTTAATGCAAAATCTGCTCCTGTCATTGGTACAAAGAGGCCTGCATCCCGTTGGATAGAGACGAGGTCCCATCATAAAAGGGATGGGCGTGACCCTCGCGATGATTTCCTTGACACCCCTCTTGAGAACGTCAAAGAAACCTTGAATAAAGTCACCAAAGTAAAAGTTGATGATTATCAAATCCCAGCTCACAAAGATATACAACCTGATAGTTCAGATGATGAAACACAAGATATGAATGCCGAGCCTGCCCCAGAAAAGCAGCAGATGCCACTTCCTGTTGCTGGCCAAAAACCATTCAAGTATGTTGAACCAGTGAGAAAGAAAGCGGAGCGACAGAATTTGCAAGGAGTTGAATGCAAGCAGTGCAAGAAATTTTATGATGCAGTTCTTCCTGATGGAGGTAAGGGTGCTGATGGTAATAACCAGAATTTCCGCTGTGAGCATCATGATGGTGTTTCTCGGCATAGGTATAAGTACATCCCTCCTCTGACTCCCGAAGGATTTTGGAATATTGGATTTGAATCTGAAATgtga